Proteins found in one Maridesulfovibrio sp. genomic segment:
- a CDS encoding 30S ribosomal protein S1, with the protein MSEKNLETTGEENFAELFEAFQSESNDNLQVGDQIKGTVISITKDSVFVDTGSKVDGVVDRDELTDEEGGLTVKDGDTVELYVISMNNNEIVLSKAMSGAGGLNMLREAYENKVPVEGKVEETCKGGFRVKMMHRKVFCPVSQIDSTFVEDAEAFVGSTHNFQVIKFEENGRNIVVSRRVLLEQEQEKAREQFMQDVQPDAVMEGKVTKLMPFGAFVELTPGVEGMVHVSELSWSRSAKPEDIVQPGDEITVRILSMEPRKDGKGLKIGLSLKQLQADPWDEIGDKFKAGDKINGTVVRCADFGAFVEIAPGIEGLVHISEMSYTKRVHKPEDEVSPGQEVAVMVKDIDPVKRRISLSMKDAAGDPWMDMEDTFKVGQEVEGTVENRAEFGIFINLAPGITGLLPMSRITRSGKQAELEALKPGDKVTISIEEINPTDRKVTLTAGEAKKESGDSDWKEYAKSAPKKPAPRKSAPKSTSTSGGTGGFGGLLGDKLQEAMKNKK; encoded by the coding sequence ATGTCCGAGAAAAACTTGGAAACAACTGGCGAAGAAAACTTTGCCGAACTGTTTGAAGCCTTCCAGTCCGAATCCAACGATAACCTTCAGGTCGGAGACCAGATCAAAGGTACCGTCATTTCCATCACCAAAGACTCTGTCTTCGTAGACACCGGGTCCAAGGTTGACGGAGTTGTCGACCGTGATGAACTGACCGACGAAGAAGGCGGACTGACCGTTAAAGACGGAGATACCGTAGAACTTTACGTTATTTCCATGAACAACAATGAAATCGTCCTTTCCAAAGCCATGTCCGGCGCTGGTGGACTGAATATGCTGCGCGAAGCATATGAAAACAAAGTCCCGGTCGAAGGAAAGGTTGAAGAAACCTGCAAAGGCGGTTTCAGAGTTAAAATGATGCACCGTAAGGTTTTCTGCCCGGTCAGCCAGATCGACTCCACTTTTGTCGAAGACGCTGAAGCTTTCGTTGGCAGCACCCACAATTTTCAGGTCATCAAGTTCGAAGAAAACGGTCGCAACATTGTTGTTTCCAGAAGGGTGCTTCTCGAACAGGAACAGGAAAAAGCCCGCGAACAGTTCATGCAGGACGTCCAGCCTGACGCAGTAATGGAAGGTAAAGTAACCAAACTGATGCCCTTCGGCGCATTTGTTGAGCTTACTCCCGGCGTAGAGGGCATGGTTCACGTTTCTGAACTGAGCTGGTCCCGTTCCGCAAAACCCGAAGACATCGTCCAGCCCGGTGATGAAATTACCGTACGCATCCTTTCCATGGAGCCGCGTAAAGACGGTAAGGGTCTCAAAATCGGCCTTTCCCTTAAACAGCTTCAGGCTGACCCCTGGGATGAAATCGGCGACAAATTCAAAGCCGGCGACAAGATCAACGGAACTGTTGTTCGCTGTGCCGACTTCGGTGCTTTCGTTGAAATCGCTCCCGGTATCGAAGGTCTGGTCCACATTTCCGAAATGAGCTACACCAAGCGCGTCCACAAACCGGAAGATGAAGTCTCCCCCGGTCAGGAAGTTGCTGTCATGGTTAAAGATATCGACCCGGTAAAACGCCGCATCAGCCTTTCCATGAAAGACGCTGCAGGTGATCCGTGGATGGATATGGAAGATACCTTTAAAGTCGGTCAGGAAGTTGAAGGAACCGTTGAGAACCGCGCTGAATTCGGTATCTTTATCAACCTCGCCCCCGGCATCACCGGTCTGCTGCCCATGTCACGCATCACCCGCTCCGGCAAACAGGCTGAACTTGAAGCTCTCAAACCCGGTGACAAGGTGACCATCTCCATCGAAGAGATTAACCCCACAGACCGCAAGGTTACTCTCACCGCAGGTGAAGCGAAAAAAGAATCCGGCGACAGCGACTGGAAAGAATACGCCAAATCAGCTCCCAAAAAGCCCGCACCACGCAAATCAGCTCCCAAATCTACCTCCACCTCAGGTGGTACCGGTGGTTTCGGCGGCCTGCTCGGTGACAAGCTTCAGGAAGCCATGAAAAATAAAAAATAA
- a CDS encoding septal ring lytic transglycosylase RlpA family protein: MIKYFILWQLLLVVIAVPSFAQDEAQNKTDVVSSTYETIVIPADYKETGVASWYGESFQGKLTASGEPYDMEKMTAAHNYLPLGVKVNVTNLGNKKTVAVTINDRGPFVPERIIDLSRAAARKLGFIDSGKAKVLIEPYRPEPETQITTSVPAGVHKNLYGAFYIQAGAYKVKTNADRLVERLNKSGFHNTRIVRVVTDSAQIFKVQLGMYKTLDSARKEHLSLGKGFPGSFILADVIQD; this comes from the coding sequence ATGATCAAATATTTTATTTTGTGGCAGCTTTTGTTGGTTGTGATTGCGGTCCCTTCCTTTGCGCAGGATGAAGCTCAGAACAAAACGGATGTAGTTTCTTCTACATACGAAACAATCGTGATTCCCGCTGATTATAAAGAAACAGGCGTGGCTTCATGGTACGGGGAGAGCTTTCAGGGAAAGCTGACTGCCAGTGGTGAGCCATATGATATGGAAAAAATGACCGCTGCCCATAACTATCTGCCGCTGGGAGTAAAGGTTAATGTTACCAACCTCGGCAATAAAAAGACGGTTGCTGTAACCATCAATGATCGGGGTCCCTTTGTGCCGGAACGCATCATCGATCTTTCCCGCGCCGCTGCCCGGAAGCTTGGCTTCATTGATTCCGGCAAGGCCAAGGTGCTTATTGAACCCTATCGCCCGGAACCGGAAACTCAAATCACGACGTCTGTTCCGGCCGGTGTGCATAAGAATCTTTACGGCGCGTTTTATATTCAGGCCGGGGCATACAAGGTTAAGACCAATGCCGACCGCCTTGTTGAAAGGCTTAACAAATCCGGCTTTCATAACACACGCATCGTCCGCGTGGTCACTGACAGCGCCCAGATATTCAAGGTCCAGCTTGGTATGTACAAGACATTGGATAGTGCCCGGAAAGAGCATCTCTCGTTGGGAAAAGGTTTCCCCGGTTCTTTTATACTGGCTGATGTTATTCAGGACTGA
- a CDS encoding FxsA family protein yields MFAKIFLGFVLIPLIDLYILVQIGSKIGTLNAIALCLLTAFVGAALAKSQGVATMQKVQENLNKGIMPAEDILDAVLIFLAGLVLLTPGFMTDIFGLLILFPVTRGYFKRMLRAQFENMKNNPNIHVVHHNSEFTAWTNQDQPRQRIDHDIIDVEVEDNKNDKPLK; encoded by the coding sequence ATGTTCGCTAAAATTTTTCTGGGTTTTGTTCTTATTCCTCTGATCGACCTCTACATTCTGGTACAGATCGGCTCAAAAATCGGCACACTGAATGCCATCGCTCTTTGTCTACTGACAGCTTTTGTGGGTGCGGCCCTTGCTAAATCACAAGGCGTGGCCACCATGCAGAAGGTGCAAGAAAATCTGAATAAAGGCATCATGCCCGCCGAAGATATCCTCGACGCGGTGCTGATCTTTCTGGCGGGTCTGGTTCTGCTGACCCCCGGATTCATGACCGATATATTCGGCCTGCTCATCCTTTTCCCGGTCACACGCGGATATTTCAAGCGAATGCTCAGGGCTCAATTTGAGAACATGAAAAACAACCCGAATATTCATGTAGTCCACCACAATTCAGAATTCACGGCATGGACCAATCAGGATCAACCCAGGCAAAGAATTGATCATGACATCATTGATGTTGAGGTCGAAGACAACAAGAATGATAAGCCTTTAAAATAA
- a CDS encoding SidJ-related pseudokinase — protein MRKNEATAYARGLTPEREFCAAYMDVRNLRSLIQKEPQCADTEIVHAVWDVLIEQRYSSQRMSQLLYRECAKTLGAIGHGCPDSAVSHSALHLQIQAASSCKKYAAVEASGGLGVLPFEVALPEPPEPFSGFAPTVKWETLLKNAGVVGKPVFSGRSAVMRAEGDKRIFAIKILRRGETPEGLHLEGRWMERLRNESGPEGVRFDCPEPYTIGGHVVFKLEGLPAGSPENLHEELYAMGYHAHSDYFVYPNDDRVDKRSSAEEMLEIMGRNSFLLGRLAGRGIVHDAPIPLFHNRVQATRRTDEGVYEWRRFGRLDRWLDSCRYPNFGRSGLRDFEHLQVIKPGCDSFYWAIGSHFMSILLVLGSWFRSQEPQTCGLDANGAPVDARHLFDADFFEQAVKYCFDKYYHGFTGKEFSNEIDLHVPELVQEMINEMGVDRHMFEFMRVVDQEILEDGEFRKYLIKCGMDPDKAYSIEKNKEDIPLTTGPHLGDFNSTISLPEIIEWSAMAAGCCIASRALGDRWG, from the coding sequence TTGAGAAAAAACGAAGCTACAGCATATGCGCGGGGATTGACCCCGGAACGGGAATTTTGCGCGGCCTATATGGATGTCCGTAACCTGCGGTCATTGATCCAGAAAGAGCCGCAGTGCGCAGATACCGAGATAGTCCATGCTGTCTGGGATGTGCTGATTGAGCAGCGTTACAGTTCCCAGCGCATGTCGCAGCTGCTGTACCGGGAATGCGCTAAAACTTTGGGGGCCATCGGTCACGGTTGTCCTGACTCTGCTGTCTCGCATTCTGCCCTGCATTTGCAGATTCAGGCCGCTTCCAGCTGTAAGAAATACGCGGCGGTGGAGGCTTCCGGTGGACTTGGCGTACTGCCGTTTGAAGTTGCACTGCCTGAGCCCCCGGAACCTTTTTCAGGATTCGCCCCCACGGTGAAGTGGGAAACTCTGCTTAAGAACGCAGGTGTTGTAGGCAAACCTGTTTTTTCCGGGCGCAGCGCGGTTATGCGGGCCGAAGGTGATAAGCGTATTTTCGCCATAAAAATTCTACGCCGGGGTGAGACTCCCGAAGGGCTTCATCTTGAAGGACGCTGGATGGAAAGGCTTCGTAATGAGAGTGGCCCGGAAGGCGTGCGGTTTGATTGTCCCGAGCCTTATACCATCGGCGGCCATGTGGTTTTCAAACTGGAAGGATTGCCCGCCGGATCTCCTGAGAACCTGCATGAAGAACTTTACGCCATGGGCTACCACGCCCACAGTGACTATTTTGTCTATCCCAATGACGACCGCGTGGATAAACGGAGTTCAGCGGAAGAAATGCTGGAAATAATGGGTCGCAATTCCTTCCTGCTGGGGCGTCTTGCCGGACGGGGCATAGTACACGATGCACCCATTCCCCTTTTCCATAACCGGGTGCAGGCTACCCGGCGTACGGATGAAGGTGTTTACGAATGGCGTAGATTCGGACGGCTGGATCGCTGGCTGGATTCCTGCCGCTATCCTAATTTTGGACGATCCGGCCTGCGTGATTTTGAGCATTTGCAGGTCATTAAGCCGGGGTGCGATTCTTTTTACTGGGCCATTGGTTCACATTTCATGTCTATCCTGCTGGTGCTGGGCAGCTGGTTCCGGTCACAGGAACCTCAGACCTGCGGACTTGATGCCAATGGTGCACCCGTCGATGCCCGCCACCTTTTCGATGCTGATTTTTTTGAACAGGCTGTAAAATACTGCTTTGACAAATATTATCACGGCTTTACAGGAAAGGAATTCAGCAATGAGATAGACCTGCATGTGCCGGAACTTGTTCAGGAAATGATCAATGAAATGGGTGTTGATCGCCACATGTTCGAGTTCATGCGCGTGGTGGATCAGGAAATTCTGGAAGACGGAGAGTTCCGTAAATATCTCATCAAGTGCGGGATGGACCCGGATAAAGCGTATTCCATAGAAAAGAACAAGGAAGATATTCCCCTGACTACCGGGCCGCATCTTGGCGATTTCAACAGCACTATTTCATTGCCGGAAATTATCGAATGGTCGGCCATGGCTGCGGGATGCTGTATTGCTTCGCGTGCGCTTGGAGATCGCTGGGGATAG
- a CDS encoding sulfite exporter TauE/SafE family protein, whose amino-acid sequence MSPFLLVPAIFLLAGLLQGLTGFGSALIAMPLLAFILNIKTAVAVCTLCAVIINLRMCCNLRSNMDSRKIMPLIIGSIPGTIFGTIALKEVDGHLITFFLGFLVAGYAGYSLLVRPIILKLNPVWGYISGFLTGAIAASVSAGGPPTIIYSSLMGWRKEDFKATLSGFFLVSAAMAALGHLISGLTTLYAFQLFLVSLLPVLAGVFFGHRLAGKVSEDLYKRIIMILLVFMGIMLIFQSTG is encoded by the coding sequence ATGTCACCTTTCCTGCTTGTACCTGCAATTTTCCTCCTCGCAGGCCTTCTCCAAGGTCTTACCGGATTTGGTTCCGCTCTGATAGCCATGCCTTTACTCGCTTTCATTCTCAATATTAAAACAGCGGTAGCGGTCTGCACTCTTTGCGCAGTCATCATCAACCTGAGAATGTGCTGCAACCTGCGCTCGAACATGGATTCGCGCAAAATCATGCCACTAATTATTGGCAGCATTCCCGGAACAATTTTCGGAACCATCGCCCTGAAGGAAGTGGACGGGCACCTCATAACTTTTTTCCTCGGATTCCTGGTGGCCGGGTACGCTGGCTACTCCCTGCTGGTAAGACCCATCATTCTAAAGCTGAATCCGGTCTGGGGATATATTTCCGGATTCCTGACCGGAGCTATAGCCGCGTCTGTCAGCGCAGGGGGACCGCCCACAATTATTTACTCATCCCTCATGGGCTGGAGAAAAGAAGACTTCAAGGCCACACTCTCGGGATTCTTTCTGGTTTCTGCCGCAATGGCGGCTCTGGGACATCTGATCAGTGGACTCACAACACTCTATGCCTTCCAGCTCTTCCTTGTATCCCTGTTACCGGTTCTGGCGGGAGTCTTTTTCGGACACAGGCTTGCAGGAAAGGTCTCGGAAGACCTTTACAAAAGAATAATCATGATCCTGCTTGTCTTCATGGGAATCATGCTTATTTTCCAAAGCACGGGTTAA
- a CDS encoding acyl-CoA dehydratase activase translates to MIAGIDIGSRSMELILLDGEKVIEKRKLPTTFDPSSQIKKILDGVKPASIAATGYGRKLVTEELTGCECFSLTEIKAYALGVSHLYPEARTILDIGGQDTKAISLLGKGKVAKFEMNDRCAAGTGKFLEHLATVFQIPIEDFGDYALGGNEPLMINSMCTVFAETEATSLMAQGKNPRDIALGLHGSIVRRTTNMLSRVGLKGELVFAGGVANNPCVISMLEDSIDIKPIIPEEPDFAGALGAAIHGNMQLKLS, encoded by the coding sequence ATGATAGCAGGAATTGACATCGGATCGAGATCAATGGAGCTGATCTTACTGGACGGCGAAAAGGTAATCGAAAAACGCAAACTGCCGACCACCTTTGATCCATCTTCGCAAATTAAAAAAATACTGGACGGCGTTAAACCCGCCAGCATCGCTGCCACCGGCTACGGACGCAAGCTCGTTACTGAAGAACTTACCGGCTGCGAATGTTTTTCACTGACAGAAATCAAGGCGTATGCACTGGGAGTATCGCACCTTTACCCCGAAGCGCGGACCATTCTGGATATCGGCGGGCAGGATACCAAAGCAATCTCCCTGCTCGGCAAAGGCAAAGTGGCAAAATTTGAAATGAATGACCGCTGCGCTGCCGGGACCGGTAAATTTCTGGAGCATCTGGCTACGGTTTTCCAGATTCCCATTGAAGATTTCGGAGACTATGCACTCGGCGGCAATGAACCGCTCATGATCAACAGCATGTGTACCGTCTTCGCGGAAACCGAAGCTACATCACTAATGGCGCAAGGAAAAAATCCGCGGGACATCGCACTTGGGCTGCATGGCTCCATCGTGCGCAGAACGACAAACATGCTCAGCCGGGTCGGACTCAAAGGAGAATTGGTATTCGCCGGAGGAGTAGCAAACAACCCTTGCGTTATCAGCATGTTAGAAGACTCCATAGATATCAAACCGATTATTCCTGAAGAACCGGATTTCGCAGGAGCGCTCGGCGCAGCCATTCATGGAAATATGCAATTAAAATTATCTTAA
- the rlmD gene encoding 23S rRNA (uracil(1939)-C(5))-methyltransferase RlmD — MSSETKPIQKGDTVETVIESLAFGGRGIGRYEGLTLFVEGVVPGQTVLCEITKLKKRFAEARRSEVINHAEAEKTPACEYFGTCGGCLHQDMNYEAQVYWKGRQVCETLQRIGKIPENTPGMDDKAQPSPLEYGYRNKMEFSFHGIGDSLKLGFKLRGSEREVLNIDSCPLLPEQCAGLPKMVRDYCAGTGIGSYLHNRGGYWRKLVVRFSHHSGEMMVHLITAPAKSHHAIKGLGKLLSENFPQLKSFAHSTRKGRADLATGERLISVTGQEYITEKLSRADGTAINYRITPNAFFQTNSKGAEKLYRKSVELADPKPDDVVWDLFCGSGGIGLFMAGDVKEMIGIEVSAESVESAKENAKLNGLDNTRYIVGNLASAKGLPADLTRPNIIIVDPPRSGVPEQSLQKIIELGTEKILYISCNPATLARDIAKMEGRYRLERFAAVDMFPHTAHIESIALLTKTG; from the coding sequence ATGAGTAGTGAAACCAAGCCCATCCAGAAGGGCGATACTGTTGAGACCGTAATCGAATCACTGGCCTTCGGGGGAAGGGGTATCGGTCGGTATGAAGGATTGACCCTTTTTGTGGAAGGAGTCGTTCCGGGTCAGACAGTTCTTTGCGAGATAACCAAGCTCAAAAAAAGATTCGCTGAAGCCAGACGGAGCGAAGTAATCAATCATGCTGAGGCAGAAAAGACTCCGGCATGCGAATATTTCGGAACCTGCGGAGGGTGCCTGCATCAGGATATGAATTACGAGGCTCAGGTCTACTGGAAAGGCCGGCAGGTCTGCGAAACCCTGCAACGCATCGGCAAAATCCCGGAAAACACACCGGGCATGGACGATAAAGCTCAGCCTTCACCTCTGGAATACGGGTACCGCAACAAGATGGAATTTTCATTTCACGGCATCGGCGATTCCCTCAAGCTCGGATTCAAGCTGCGCGGTTCAGAAAGGGAAGTGCTGAATATAGACAGCTGTCCCCTGCTCCCTGAACAATGTGCCGGCCTGCCGAAGATGGTCCGGGATTACTGCGCCGGCACCGGGATAGGCAGCTACCTTCACAACCGCGGTGGATACTGGCGCAAACTGGTCGTCCGTTTCTCACATCATAGCGGGGAAATGATGGTTCACCTCATCACAGCTCCGGCCAAATCACACCATGCAATCAAAGGGCTGGGTAAACTTCTTTCCGAGAACTTTCCGCAACTGAAAAGTTTCGCGCACTCTACCCGCAAAGGACGCGCTGACCTCGCCACTGGTGAAAGACTTATTTCCGTTACCGGGCAGGAGTACATAACCGAAAAGCTGTCCCGCGCTGATGGTACTGCGATCAATTACCGCATCACCCCCAACGCGTTCTTCCAGACAAATTCCAAGGGTGCGGAAAAACTATACCGCAAGAGCGTTGAGCTGGCTGATCCAAAGCCGGACGATGTGGTCTGGGATCTTTTCTGCGGCTCTGGCGGAATCGGACTTTTCATGGCCGGGGATGTGAAAGAAATGATCGGCATCGAAGTTTCTGCTGAGTCGGTCGAATCAGCCAAGGAAAACGCCAAGCTGAACGGACTGGACAATACGCGCTATATTGTAGGCAACCTTGCTTCCGCAAAAGGGCTTCCAGCCGATCTGACCAGGCCGAACATCATCATTGTCGATCCGCCGCGTTCTGGGGTTCCCGAGCAGTCTCTGCAAAAAATTATTGAGCTGGGAACTGAAAAGATTCTCTATATTTCCTGCAACCCCGCAACACTTGCCCGGGATATAGCAAAAATGGAAGGAAGATACCGGCTTGAACGCTTTGCTGCGGTTGATATGTTTCCTCATACCGCGCATATAGAATCCATCGCGTTGTTGACGAAAACGGGCTAA
- a CDS encoding double-cubane-cluster-containing anaerobic reductase has protein sequence MEQSSYTEMWENLNLDIEAHEGLLEVLGKFYGDIYMSQQGRLKGMEYLDFVLSEVHGLRIQELVEAQKAGRKVIGTFCVFVPEELTLAVDAIQVGLCSGADAGTEAAETIVPRNTCALIKSFIGFKMAKICPYTESCDLIIGETTCDGKKKAYEAFGEMAPMYVMEVPQRKEESDRALWKSEILRFKEKLEELTGNKITAESLKKSIKTVNDKRRALQRLNTLRAAVPTPISGRDVLLVNQVSFYDDPVRFTNSINALCDQIEERIAKNEGIVPDKTPRLMLAGCPMAVPNWKLPYIVESSGAVVVSEESCIGTRNSRDLVDESAETVEEMIDAICDRYLKIDCACFTPNNERMENITKLAKETKVDGVIHYSLMFCQPYTHETFKVEKALTEAEVPMLAIETDYSMEDAEQLKTRVEAFVEMIS, from the coding sequence ATGGAACAATCTTCATACACTGAAATGTGGGAAAACCTGAATCTCGACATTGAAGCCCATGAGGGGCTGCTGGAGGTTCTTGGTAAATTCTACGGCGACATTTACATGAGCCAGCAGGGCCGCCTGAAGGGCATGGAATATCTGGACTTCGTGCTTTCAGAAGTTCACGGGCTGCGTATTCAGGAACTGGTAGAGGCTCAAAAGGCCGGCCGCAAAGTAATAGGCACATTCTGTGTTTTCGTACCGGAAGAATTGACTCTCGCTGTTGATGCCATTCAAGTGGGACTCTGCTCCGGTGCTGATGCCGGAACAGAAGCAGCGGAAACAATAGTTCCGCGCAACACCTGCGCCCTGATCAAATCTTTTATCGGTTTCAAGATGGCTAAAATCTGTCCTTACACCGAATCCTGCGACCTGATTATCGGCGAAACCACCTGTGACGGTAAAAAGAAAGCTTACGAAGCGTTCGGCGAAATGGCTCCCATGTATGTAATGGAAGTCCCGCAGCGCAAAGAAGAATCAGACCGCGCACTCTGGAAATCCGAAATACTGCGCTTCAAAGAAAAACTTGAAGAACTGACCGGAAATAAAATCACCGCTGAATCCCTTAAGAAAAGCATCAAAACAGTCAATGATAAACGCCGTGCCCTGCAACGCTTGAACACGCTGCGCGCAGCAGTGCCCACACCGATTTCCGGCCGCGATGTGCTGCTCGTCAATCAGGTAAGTTTTTATGATGATCCGGTCCGCTTTACCAATTCCATCAACGCCCTCTGCGACCAGATTGAAGAACGCATCGCTAAAAACGAAGGCATAGTACCGGACAAGACTCCCCGGCTGATGCTCGCAGGATGTCCCATGGCAGTACCCAACTGGAAACTGCCCTATATTGTGGAAAGCTCCGGCGCTGTAGTTGTATCCGAAGAGTCCTGCATCGGAACCCGCAACAGCCGTGATCTGGTGGATGAATCCGCTGAAACAGTGGAAGAAATGATCGATGCCATCTGTGATCGTTACCTAAAAATCGACTGTGCCTGCTTCACGCCCAATAATGAGCGCATGGAAAACATTACCAAACTGGCTAAAGAGACCAAAGTAGACGGAGTGATCCACTACTCCCTGATGTTCTGCCAGCCCTACACCCACGAGACTTTCAAGGTGGAAAAAGCCCTGACCGAGGCTGAAGTTCCCATGCTGGCAATTGAAACCGATTACAGCATGGAAGATGCCGAGCAGCTCAAGACCCGTGTTGAAGCATTTGTGGAAATGATTTCGTAA